The genomic stretch AGCTAGGGGTGATAATGAGACGACACAACTTTTTAGCAAATTGAGTTTGGCTCGAGAACTTtatgagtcaaactgagttaaTATTGCCTCAGCTAGAAAGGCTTGCAAGCGACTCAAACTTGTCTAATTAGATAAGATCTTGCTCTTAATTGTGTTATCTTTATATCTCCGTATTAAATGGTCTCTTTAATTTGTCTAATTTGGATAAGTTTATCAtgattttatgaaaatatttagATGATTCGTTTATTTTATGACAACTCAAACTTGTGTAATTTAGATAAGCACATAAGATTAAGCATTAACTCGACTCAAACTCGTTATCAAAAAGTACACAAAAGTAATACTTTCACGCAATCTATTTTCCAATCAATCATACATATCATTATCCACCCAAAATCAAATGTTAATTCCGTCCAAACTCTTACCAACCTTGAAAAATACTTAACATGAACGTTCCAACATCTCTATCAATGCTCTTTTCATTCATTATCCCCAACTCCACATTTCCATCTCTTCCAATAACTCCTACGAAATatttatttaatcccattatataATCACATCAATAATTAATCGTAACAACTCATTTAAGTACCAGAATTATAGCCTAATAGTTAAAACGGAAATATCCTAAAATCGTAAACAATATATCCCAATCTGACTCCTCCTTTCCTTTATAACATAACAAACATCCTTATAACTTGTGACTCATTTGACaccaaataaaatcaaaacaaaaccgcGACTAATCTAATAGTTAAAACGGAAATATCATAGTCGATAATTATATCCCGGTCCGACTCCCCCTTTTCCTATATAAATTAACAAACGTCTTTGTGACTCATTTGACACGAAAAACCATGAGCACCCAAATCCCACCAATCAAAACAAAACCGTCCTCGTCATCGACGACAACCGTCACCGTATCCTCACCGCGATACGCCGTCACCGGCGAAACTCCGACCGCCGGCGCAGCTAGAAAGATCGCAATCGCCGTTGATCTCAGCGACGAAAGCGCTTTCGCCGTAAAATGGGCTGTTGATCATTACCTACGCCCTGGTGACGCTGTTGTATTGGTCCACGTCAGACCAACCTCCGTACTTTACGGCGCAGATTGGGGGTCTGTTGATGCTGTGGACCCTACCGTTGATCATCAGAAACTTGAGGATGATTTTGATGCTTTTACTACTTCTAAGGCTGCTGATCTTGCTCAACCTCTAATTGATGCTAAGGTTTGTTTCGGGTTTTATGACTTCGTTAATGAGACGGTTTTACAATAAGCTTATTATTATGTCTACTGTGTAGTTACGGTTTTATTTTATGCTAGGGTTTGTTTATTTCGGATTTTACGGGTTCGATAGTTTTACTAATTtttatatgagacggttttataataAGCTTATTATGTGTAATTATGGTTCGTTTTGTTTAAGACGGTCTTCAGCTTATGAGATACTCCGTAGAATGGAATAAATAGAGAATTGTAAATGAATGAATTGTATAGTATGGAAAGATGCTGGCTTGTAAGGTTAAGACGGTTTCAAATGAGATTTTGTATCGTTTTATATGGTATTTTTTGTTGGCTGTTACAATTAGCTTGTTAaagattgtagttttgatcatTTGTTGAGTTTCCTTAGAATTTTCGGGTTTTTAGCGAGTTTGGGACAGTAGAAATATGGGATTTTGAGGTACTCCTTAAGTTTGGAAATGTAGTTGTTGAATGTATTAGGTATGTAGTTGATTTAGTATTTTTGGTGAGTTGTGTTTCGGAGAAATGTGGGATTTTGGGATGGGCAGTTTGTCGGAATTGAGAAATTTAGCACCTTTGATTATTGAGCATCTGGCAATCTTCTGGGATACCCAGTGTGTACACTGAGAAGTTTCTGAGGATTGATAATGAAGAAATTGCGCTGCGATTTGCCACCACTGCTAAGGCAAAATAAAATGATCTCCATTAAGTTTAGTCAACCATTTTGTTCTGTTTCATCATATTATACGAGCCTAAAGAAT from Silene latifolia isolate original U9 population chromosome 5, ASM4854445v1, whole genome shotgun sequence encodes the following:
- the LOC141656450 gene encoding universal stress protein PHOS32-like gives rise to the protein MSTQIPPIKTKPSSSSTTTVTVSSPRYAVTGETPTAGAARKIAIAVDLSDESAFAVKWAVDHYLRPGDAVVLVHVRPTSVLYGADWGSVDAVDPTVDHQKLEDDFDAFTTSKAADLAQPLIDAKVPYKIHIVKDHDMKERLCLEIERLGFNAVIMGSRGFGATKRGSDGRLGSVSDYCVRHCVCPVIVVRCSDEKDGNGDDAVVTVAKADEEVVVDEEEEYHDAFEERKATA